Proteins co-encoded in one Salvia splendens isolate huo1 chromosome 4, SspV2, whole genome shotgun sequence genomic window:
- the LOC121798412 gene encoding retinoblastoma-related protein-like isoform X1, producing the protein MAEQIKISTPDREREGGGTSIEARFAHFCENFLPLDDSDFLDQAMKLFGQSKSLLLANVSAIGNGTLDEAERYWFAFVLYSVRRLRENVGPTEKGLNLCQILRAARLNIVDFYKELHQFLIKVGSILSNLYGEDWEKRFEAKESHTNFVHLILLSKKYERAFRDLFSMVDANDGNRINAANISGHGSEYYRFGWLLFLALRVHVFRMCKDLVSCTHGLVSVLAILLIHVPARYRNFNLNNSERIVMKGDKVDLLASLCNMYDTSEDVLRQTLEKANNMITDILKQSPCLASDSTPENLENIVTDGLIYYEDLMDESSLPSSMNLLEKDYDSAIRDMDGLDEKIFINDNDSLLGSGSLSGSALSMIGNGSKRKIDTMSSPIKTISSPLSPYRSPVRHSNGFAGGGMSKMAATPVSTAMTTAKWLRSVIAPLPSKPSAELERFLQSCDRDVSADVTRRAQIILEAIFPISGPGQNATLMDNIWAEQRRIEAMKLYFRVLQVMCMAESQILHANNLTSLLTNERFHRCMLACSAELVLATHKTVTMLFPTVLERTGITAFDLSKVIESFIRHEETLPRELRRHLNSLEERLLESMVWEKGSSMYNSLIVAKPALSAEVTRLGLLAEPMLSLDAIAMHINMSTGLSAFAQKHEKTGQNGDILSPKRVCTEYRSVLVERNPFTSPVKDRLLVLNNLKSKFQAPILHSAFASPTRPNPGGGGETCAETAVNVFFSKIVKLAAVRINGMVERLQLSQQIRESVYCLFQKILGQQTTLFFSRHIDQIILCCFYGVAKISQLNLTFKEIIFNYRKQPQCKPQVFRSVYVDWKVPRRTGRTGHDHVDIITFYNEIFIPVVKPLLVELAPGGSEQGSSHASEAKNNIDGAFPAPASPKPSPFPSLPDMSPKKVSAAHNVYVSPLQSSKMDALISHSSKSYYACVGESTHAYQSPSKDLTAINDRLNGTRKLRVALKFNEEEGALMRGTGLVTDSVVADSLAIQNEKCASTPVKSEQQPEL; encoded by the exons ATGGCTGAGCAGATCAAGATTTCAACCCCTGATCGTGAGCGAGAAGGAGGTGGAACGTCCATTGAAGCTCGATTTGCTCACTTCTGCGAG AATTTTCTACCCTTAGATGACAGTGACTTTTTGGATCAAGCCATGAAGCTGTTTGGTCAAAGCAAGAGTCTTCTTTTAGCCAATGTATCTGCTATTGGAAATGGGACG CTGGATGAAGCAGAACGGTATTGGTTTGCATTTGTCCTATATTCAGTTAGAAGGCTCAGAGAAAATGTTGGCCCCACGGAGAAGGGTCTCAATTTATGCCAGATATTGAGAGCAGCAAGGCTCAA TATCGTTGATTTTTATAAAGAACTTCATCAATTTCTAATCAAGGTTGGATCGATTTTGAGTAACCTGTATGGTGAGGATTGGGAGAAGAGGTTTGAG GCAAAGGAATCACACACTAACTTTGTGCATTTGATCCTCTTGAGCAA GAAATATGAGCGTGCATTTCGGGATCTTTTCTCTATGGTTGATGCTAATGATGGCAATCGAATTAATGCTGCAAATATATCTGGTCATGGGTCAGAGTATTACCGTTTCGGATGGTTACTCTTTCTGGCACTTCGTGTACACGTGTTCCGTATGTGCAAAGATTTAGTATCATGTACTCATGGCCTGGTTTCTGTCCTG GCAATACTTTTAATACACGTTCCTGCTCGCTACAGAAACTTCAATCTTAATAATTCTGAACGCATAG TTATGAAAGGCGACAAGGTTGATCTCCTCGCATCACTTTGCAATATGTATGACACTTCAGAGGATGTTCTCAGGCAAACTTTGGAAAAAGCTAACAACATGATAACTGATATATTGAAGCAAAGCCCTTGCTTGGCTTCTGATTCTACGCCTGAGAACTTGGAAAATATTGTTACAG ATGGTTTGATCTATTATGAAGATTTGATGGATGAATCTTCTCTACCATCAAGTATGAACTTGCTGGAGAAGGATTATGATTCTGCAATTCGAGATATGGATGGATTAGATGAAAAGATTTTTATAAATGACAATGATAGCTTGCTAGGTTCAGGGAGCTTATCTGGAAGTGCGTTAAGCATGATTGGAAATGGGTCAAAG AGGAAAATTGACACAATGTCCTCCCCAATAAAGACAATTTCAAGTCCACTGTCCCCTTACCGATCTCCTGTACGCCATTCCAATGGTTTTGCTGGTGGTGGCATGTCCAAGATGGCTGCTACTCCAGTCAGCACAGCAATGACAACTGCAAAATGGCTACGTTCTGTTATCGCTCCACTCCCATCTAAACCTTCAGCAGAGCTTGAGAGATTCCTTCAATCATGCGACAGAGATGTGAGTGCTGATGTCACTAGGAGGGCTCAGATAATACTTGAAGCGATATTTCCAATTAGCGGACCTGGACAAAATGCTACTTTGATGGACAACATATGGGCTGAACAACGTCGAATCGAAGCAATGAAGCTGTATTTCAGGGTTCTCCAAGTAATGTGCATGGCTGAGTCCCAGATTTTGCACGCGAACAATTTAACTTCTTTGCTTACCAATGAGAGATTTCACAGATGTATGCTAGCATGTTCTGCTGAGCTTGTTCTTGCCACACATAAAACTGTGACAATGTTGTTTCCAACAGTTTTGGAGAGAACAGGAATAACAGCCTTTGATCTTAGTAAGGTGATAGAGAGCTTCATCAGACATGAAGAAACTCTGCCCAGGGAACTCAGGAGGCATTTAAATTCGCTTGAAGAACGATTATTAGAGAGCATGGTTTGGGAAAAAGGCTCATCAATGTACAACTCCTTGATTGTAGCAAAACCCGCCCTTTCTGCAGAAGTAACTCGTCTTGGCTTGTTAGCCGAACCTATGCTGTCTTTGGATGCAATTGCCATGCACATTAACATGTCAACTGGTCTCTCAGCCTTCGCTCAAAAGCATGAAAAAACTG GTCAAAATGGAGATATACTTTCACCAAAGAGAGTCTGCACTGAGTACCGAAGTGTATTGGTTGAACGGAATCCATTCACGTCACCAGTGAAAGATCGCCTCTTGGTCCTAAACAACTTGAAATCTAAGTTTCAAGCTCCTATTTTACATTCTGCATTTGCTAG TCCTACGAGACCAAATCCAGGTGGTGGAGGAGAAACATGTGCAGAAACAGCTGTCAATGTTTTCTTCAGTAAG ATTGTGAAATTAGCAGCCGTCAGAATTAATGGGATGGTTGAAAGACTACAGCTTTCGCAGCAGATAAGAGAGTCTGTCTACTGCCTTTTCCAAAAGATCCTTGGTCAGCAGACAACACTGTTCTTCAGCCGACACATCGATCAAATTATCCTTTGCTGCTTCTATGGAGTCGCTAAG ATTTCCCAACTGAACCTGACCTTCAAAGAAATCATTTTTAACTATAGAAAGCAACCTCAATGCAAACCTCAGGTTTTCCGAAGTGTGTATGTTGATTGGAAAGTTCCTCGCCGAACTGGG AGAACCGGCCATGATCATGTTGATATCATAACATTTTACAATGAGATATTCATTCCTGTGGTAAAACCTCTTCTAGTTGAGCTTGCTCCTGGTGGATCAGAACAGGGTAGTTCTCATGCTTCAGAGGCCAAGAATAACATTGATG GTGCTTTTCCAGCACCAGCATCGCCTAAACCATCCCCGTTTCCAAGTCTTCCAGACATGTCCCCTAAGAAAGTGTCCGCGGCTCACAATGTTTACGTCTCCCCGTTGCAGTCATCAAAG ATGGATGCACTAATATCACATAGCTCAAAAAGCTATTATGCTTGCGTGGGAGAAAGCACTCACGCGTACCAGAGCCCTTCGAAAGACCTGACTGCCATCAACGATCGCTTGAATGG AACCAGGAAGTTGAGAGTTGCCCTCAAGTTCAACGAAGAGGAGGGCGCGTTGATGAGAGGGACGGGGTTGGTGACGGACTCAGTGGTTGCCGACAGCCTGGCAATCCAAAATGAGAAGTGTGCGTCGACACCGGTGAAATCTGAGCAGCAGCCCGAGTTGTAA
- the LOC121798412 gene encoding retinoblastoma-related protein-like isoform X2 produces the protein MVDANDGNRINAANISGHGSEYYRFGWLLFLALRVHVFRMCKDLVSCTHGLVSVLAILLIHVPARYRNFNLNNSERIVMKGDKVDLLASLCNMYDTSEDVLRQTLEKANNMITDILKQSPCLASDSTPENLENIVTDGLIYYEDLMDESSLPSSMNLLEKDYDSAIRDMDGLDEKIFINDNDSLLGSGSLSGSALSMIGNGSKRKIDTMSSPIKTISSPLSPYRSPVRHSNGFAGGGMSKMAATPVSTAMTTAKWLRSVIAPLPSKPSAELERFLQSCDRDVSADVTRRAQIILEAIFPISGPGQNATLMDNIWAEQRRIEAMKLYFRVLQVMCMAESQILHANNLTSLLTNERFHRCMLACSAELVLATHKTVTMLFPTVLERTGITAFDLSKVIESFIRHEETLPRELRRHLNSLEERLLESMVWEKGSSMYNSLIVAKPALSAEVTRLGLLAEPMLSLDAIAMHINMSTGLSAFAQKHEKTGQNGDILSPKRVCTEYRSVLVERNPFTSPVKDRLLVLNNLKSKFQAPILHSAFASPTRPNPGGGGETCAETAVNVFFSKIVKLAAVRINGMVERLQLSQQIRESVYCLFQKILGQQTTLFFSRHIDQIILCCFYGVAKISQLNLTFKEIIFNYRKQPQCKPQVFRSVYVDWKVPRRTGRTGHDHVDIITFYNEIFIPVVKPLLVELAPGGSEQGSSHASEAKNNIDGAFPAPASPKPSPFPSLPDMSPKKVSAAHNVYVSPLQSSKMDALISHSSKSYYACVGESTHAYQSPSKDLTAINDRLNGTRKLRVALKFNEEEGALMRGTGLVTDSVVADSLAIQNEKCASTPVKSEQQPEL, from the exons ATGGTTGATGCTAATGATGGCAATCGAATTAATGCTGCAAATATATCTGGTCATGGGTCAGAGTATTACCGTTTCGGATGGTTACTCTTTCTGGCACTTCGTGTACACGTGTTCCGTATGTGCAAAGATTTAGTATCATGTACTCATGGCCTGGTTTCTGTCCTG GCAATACTTTTAATACACGTTCCTGCTCGCTACAGAAACTTCAATCTTAATAATTCTGAACGCATAG TTATGAAAGGCGACAAGGTTGATCTCCTCGCATCACTTTGCAATATGTATGACACTTCAGAGGATGTTCTCAGGCAAACTTTGGAAAAAGCTAACAACATGATAACTGATATATTGAAGCAAAGCCCTTGCTTGGCTTCTGATTCTACGCCTGAGAACTTGGAAAATATTGTTACAG ATGGTTTGATCTATTATGAAGATTTGATGGATGAATCTTCTCTACCATCAAGTATGAACTTGCTGGAGAAGGATTATGATTCTGCAATTCGAGATATGGATGGATTAGATGAAAAGATTTTTATAAATGACAATGATAGCTTGCTAGGTTCAGGGAGCTTATCTGGAAGTGCGTTAAGCATGATTGGAAATGGGTCAAAG AGGAAAATTGACACAATGTCCTCCCCAATAAAGACAATTTCAAGTCCACTGTCCCCTTACCGATCTCCTGTACGCCATTCCAATGGTTTTGCTGGTGGTGGCATGTCCAAGATGGCTGCTACTCCAGTCAGCACAGCAATGACAACTGCAAAATGGCTACGTTCTGTTATCGCTCCACTCCCATCTAAACCTTCAGCAGAGCTTGAGAGATTCCTTCAATCATGCGACAGAGATGTGAGTGCTGATGTCACTAGGAGGGCTCAGATAATACTTGAAGCGATATTTCCAATTAGCGGACCTGGACAAAATGCTACTTTGATGGACAACATATGGGCTGAACAACGTCGAATCGAAGCAATGAAGCTGTATTTCAGGGTTCTCCAAGTAATGTGCATGGCTGAGTCCCAGATTTTGCACGCGAACAATTTAACTTCTTTGCTTACCAATGAGAGATTTCACAGATGTATGCTAGCATGTTCTGCTGAGCTTGTTCTTGCCACACATAAAACTGTGACAATGTTGTTTCCAACAGTTTTGGAGAGAACAGGAATAACAGCCTTTGATCTTAGTAAGGTGATAGAGAGCTTCATCAGACATGAAGAAACTCTGCCCAGGGAACTCAGGAGGCATTTAAATTCGCTTGAAGAACGATTATTAGAGAGCATGGTTTGGGAAAAAGGCTCATCAATGTACAACTCCTTGATTGTAGCAAAACCCGCCCTTTCTGCAGAAGTAACTCGTCTTGGCTTGTTAGCCGAACCTATGCTGTCTTTGGATGCAATTGCCATGCACATTAACATGTCAACTGGTCTCTCAGCCTTCGCTCAAAAGCATGAAAAAACTG GTCAAAATGGAGATATACTTTCACCAAAGAGAGTCTGCACTGAGTACCGAAGTGTATTGGTTGAACGGAATCCATTCACGTCACCAGTGAAAGATCGCCTCTTGGTCCTAAACAACTTGAAATCTAAGTTTCAAGCTCCTATTTTACATTCTGCATTTGCTAG TCCTACGAGACCAAATCCAGGTGGTGGAGGAGAAACATGTGCAGAAACAGCTGTCAATGTTTTCTTCAGTAAG ATTGTGAAATTAGCAGCCGTCAGAATTAATGGGATGGTTGAAAGACTACAGCTTTCGCAGCAGATAAGAGAGTCTGTCTACTGCCTTTTCCAAAAGATCCTTGGTCAGCAGACAACACTGTTCTTCAGCCGACACATCGATCAAATTATCCTTTGCTGCTTCTATGGAGTCGCTAAG ATTTCCCAACTGAACCTGACCTTCAAAGAAATCATTTTTAACTATAGAAAGCAACCTCAATGCAAACCTCAGGTTTTCCGAAGTGTGTATGTTGATTGGAAAGTTCCTCGCCGAACTGGG AGAACCGGCCATGATCATGTTGATATCATAACATTTTACAATGAGATATTCATTCCTGTGGTAAAACCTCTTCTAGTTGAGCTTGCTCCTGGTGGATCAGAACAGGGTAGTTCTCATGCTTCAGAGGCCAAGAATAACATTGATG GTGCTTTTCCAGCACCAGCATCGCCTAAACCATCCCCGTTTCCAAGTCTTCCAGACATGTCCCCTAAGAAAGTGTCCGCGGCTCACAATGTTTACGTCTCCCCGTTGCAGTCATCAAAG ATGGATGCACTAATATCACATAGCTCAAAAAGCTATTATGCTTGCGTGGGAGAAAGCACTCACGCGTACCAGAGCCCTTCGAAAGACCTGACTGCCATCAACGATCGCTTGAATGG AACCAGGAAGTTGAGAGTTGCCCTCAAGTTCAACGAAGAGGAGGGCGCGTTGATGAGAGGGACGGGGTTGGTGACGGACTCAGTGGTTGCCGACAGCCTGGCAATCCAAAATGAGAAGTGTGCGTCGACACCGGTGAAATCTGAGCAGCAGCCCGAGTTGTAA
- the LOC121798468 gene encoding uncharacterized protein LOC121798468 isoform X4 translates to MNVSSWGKQFSNFQSLKKDLLCKGRHYLSNTFILHFLWEGRHIQLDERKQKIREKEQMKALVANEARAAGARKASLRAELVGLRQDTKNGIRAKKNDIQSLQQELSRLGMFCQMSNVALEGDRFLYNGIKFLLFFFHAPTKCCAHPAMKGAAAARRMKNVAPTVVRKLSSASWPMAQLSN, encoded by the exons ATGAATGTTAGCTCATGGGGTAAGCAATTCTCGAACTTTCAATCACTCAAGAAGGATCTGTTGTGCAAAGGAAGGCATTACTTATCTA ATACTTTTATTCTGCATTTTTTATGGGAAGGAAGACACATTCAGCTG GATGAACGGAAGCAGAAGATTAGGGAAAAGGAGCAGATGAAGGCTCTCGTGGCCAATGAAGCCAGAGCGGCAGGGGCACGTAAAGCGAGTTTGAGAGCGGAGCTGGTGGGACTTCGCCAAGACACTAAGAATGGCATAAGGGCGAAAAAGAATGACATCCAGAGCCTTCAACAGGAGCTGTCTCGTCTGGGCATGTTTTGTCAGATGTCAAATGTGGCATTGGAGGGCGACAGATTTTTATACAACGGCATCAAG TTTCTGTTGTTTTTCTTCCATGCACCCACCAAGTGCTGTGCGCACCCTGCTATGAAGGGAGCTGCAGCAGCTCGGCGAATGAAAAATGTTGCCCCTACTGTGGTGCGGAAGTTGAGCAGTGCATCATGGCCTATGGCCCAACTTAGTAATTGA
- the LOC121798468 gene encoding MND1-interacting protein 1-like isoform X1, whose product MNVSSWGKQFSNFQSLKKDLLCKGRHYLSNTFILHFLWEGRHIQLDERKQKIREKEQMKALVANEARAAGARKASLRAELVGLRQDTKNGIRAKKNDIQSLQQELSRLGMFCQMSNVALEGDRFLYNGIKVKSLEWNVPRESLRRWICMKCSFNEVSVVFLPCTHQVLCAPCYEGSCSSSANEKCCPYCGAEVEQCIMAYGPT is encoded by the exons ATGAATGTTAGCTCATGGGGTAAGCAATTCTCGAACTTTCAATCACTCAAGAAGGATCTGTTGTGCAAAGGAAGGCATTACTTATCTA ATACTTTTATTCTGCATTTTTTATGGGAAGGAAGACACATTCAGCTG GATGAACGGAAGCAGAAGATTAGGGAAAAGGAGCAGATGAAGGCTCTCGTGGCCAATGAAGCCAGAGCGGCAGGGGCACGTAAAGCGAGTTTGAGAGCGGAGCTGGTGGGACTTCGCCAAGACACTAAGAATGGCATAAGGGCGAAAAAGAATGACATCCAGAGCCTTCAACAGGAGCTGTCTCGTCTGGGCATGTTTTGTCAGATGTCAAATGTGGCATTGGAGGGCGACAGATTTTTATACAACGGCATCAAGGTAAAATCTCTAGAATGGAATGTTCCGCGTGAGTCCTTGAGGCGTTGGATCTGCATGAAATGCTCTTTCAATGAAGTTTCTGTTGTTTTTCTTCCATGCACCCACCAAGTGCTGTGCGCACCCTGCTATGAAGGGAGCTGCAGCAGCTCGGCGAATGAAAAATGTTGCCCCTACTGTGGTGCGGAAGTTGAGCAGTGCATCATGGCCTATGGCCCAACTTAG
- the LOC121798419 gene encoding DEAD-box ATP-dependent RNA helicase 21-like, with protein sequence MKRANDDVLDKLDGAKKPVFLTKEERQKLALQRRQDEVAQQKRRAEVQLQSSSGHDSKPPTSDRDRDRDRDRDGDRRNRDRERDRERDRERERERDRERDSERRNREREREDEQKARERARLEKLAEREREIELSAIKEQYLGSKKPKKRVIKPSEKFRFSFDWENTEDTSRDMNSLYQNPHEARPLFGRGLRAGIDRREQKKLAAKNEKDIRDEIRKKEGIEETREEAAAQKKKEQAADIYDTFDMRVDRHWSEKKLEEMTERDWRIFREDFNISYKGSRIPRPMRSWEESKLGTELLKAVERAGYKTPSPIQMAAIPLGLQQRDVIGIAETGSGKTAAFVLPMLTYITRLPPISEDNEAEGPYAVVMAPTRELAQQIEDETVKFAHYLGIKVVSIVGGQSIEEQGFRIRQGCEVVIATPGRLLDCLERRYAVLNQCNYVVLDEADRMIDMGFEPQVVGVLDAMPSSNMKPENEDEELDDKKIYRTTYMFSATMPPAVERLARKYLRNPVVVNIGTAGKATDLITQHVMMTKENDKMDRLRRLLDELGDKTAIVFVNTKKVADNVAKNLDKDGYRVTTLHGGKSQDQREISLEGFRTKRYNVLVATDVAGRGIDIPDVAHVINYDMPGNIEAYTHRIGRTGRAGKTGTATTFLTMHDTDVFYDLKQMLIQNNSPVPPELARHEASKFKPGSVPDRPPRRNDTVFAH encoded by the coding sequence ATGAAGAGAGCCAACGACGACGTCCTAGACAAACTAGACGGTGCGAAGAAGCCAGTCTTCCTCACCAAAGAGGAGCGGCAAAAGCTGGCACTCCAACGCCGCCAGGACGAAGTAGCGCAGCAGAAACGCCGCGCGGAGGTCCAGCTCCAATCCAGCAGCGGCCACGACTCTAAACCGCCTACCTCTGACAGAGACCGTGATCGCGATCGAGACCGCGACGGCGATCGTCGGAACCGCGACCGGGAGCGTGACCGTGAGCGTGACcgtgagagggagagagagcgTGATAGGGAGCGGGACTCTGAGCGGCGGAACCGTGAGAGGGAACGCGAGGACGAGCAGAAAGCGCGCGAGCGCGCTCGCTTGGAGAAATTGGCCGAGAGGGAAAGGGAGATTGAGCTTTCTGCCATCAAGGAGCAGTATCTAGGGTCTAAGAAACCTAAAAAGAGGGTGATTAAGCCTAGTGAGAAGTTCAGGTTCTCTTTCGATTGGGAGAACACCGAGGATACTTCGCGGGATATGAATTCGCTCTACCAAAACCCTCACGAGGCCCGCCCTCTGTTTGGCAGAGGCCTCAGAGCAGGGATAGACCGGAGGGAGCAGAAGAAGCTAGCTGCAAAGAACGAGAAGGACATCCGGGATGAGATTCGCAAGAAGGAAGGCATTGAGGAGACTCGTGAGGAAGCGGCTGCGCAGAAGAAGAAGGAGCAGGCTGCAGATATATATGATACGTTTGATATGAGAGTGGACCGTCATTGGTCTGAGAAGAAGCTCGAGGAAATGACTGAGAGAGATTGGCGGATCTTTAGGGAAGATTTCAACATTTCATACAAGGGCTCTAGGATTCCTCGCCCTATGAGAAGCTGGGAGGAGAGCAAGTTGGGTACTGAGTTGCTGAAAGCAGTTGAGAGGGCTGGATACAAAACCCCATCACCCATTCAGATGGCTGCTATTCCACTGGGCCTGCAGCAGCGGGATGTTATTGGAATTGCTGAAACTGGTTCAGGTAAAACAGCAGCTTTTGTTCTTCCTATGCTGACTTACATAACTAGACTTCCCCCAATAAGTGAGGATAATGAGGCGGAGGGGCCATATGCTGTTGTGATGGCGCCTACTAGAGAGCTTGCACAGCAAATTGAGGACGAGACTGTGAAATTTGCCCATTACTTGGGGATTAAGGTTGTTTCTATTGTTGGTGGTCAGTCCATAGAAGAACAAGGGTTTAGGATTAGGCAGGGGTGTGAAGTGGTGATTGCTACACCTGGACGTCTTCTTGATTGTTTGGAGAGGCGATATGCAGTGCTGAACCAGTGTAACTATGTGGTCCTTGATGAGGCAGATAGGATGATTGATATGGGTTTTGAACCGCAAGTTGTTGGTGTGCTGGATGCAATGCCTTCGAGTAACATGAAACCAGAGAATGAGGATGAAGAGCTTGACGATAAAAAGATTTACAGAACAACTTATATGTTCAGTGCTACGATGCCCCCTGCTGTTGAGCGGCTCGCGAGGAAATACCTGAGAAATCCAGTTGTTGTCAATATTGGCACTGCAGGAAAGGCAACCGACCTTATTACACAACATGTTATGATGACGAAGGAGAATGATAAGATGGATAGACTGAGAAGATTGCTTGATGAGCTCGGTGATAAGACTGCCATTGTGTTTGTTAACACAAAGAAGGTTGCTGATAATGTCGCTAAAAATCTGGATAAAGATGGCTACAGGGTCACCACATTGCACGGTGGGAAGTCTCAAGACCAGAGAGAAATAAGCCTCGAGGGTTTTAGGACGAAGAGATATAATGTTCTGGTAGCAACTGATGTGGCCGGGCGTGGTATTGATATACCCGATGTTGCACATGTTATAAACTATGACATGCCTGGTAATATTGAAGCATACACTCATCGTATTGGAAGAACAGGTCGTGCTGGAAAGACTGGTACAGCTACCACTTTCTTGACTATGCACGACACAGATGTCTTTTATGATCTCAAGCAAATGTTGATCCAAAACAACAGTCCTGTCCCCCCAGAGCTTGCGAGACACGAGGCTTCCAAGTTCAAACCTGGTTCAGTTCCTGATAGACCGCCCAGGCGGAATGACACTGTTTTTGCTCATTGA
- the LOC121798468 gene encoding MND1-interacting protein 1-like isoform X3: MNVSSWDTFILHFLWEGRHIQLDERKQKIREKEQMKALVANEARAAGARKASLRAELVGLRQDTKNGIRAKKNDIQSLQQELSRLGMFCQMSNVALEGDRFLYNGIKVKSLEWNVPRESLRRWICMKCSFNEVSVVFLPCTHQVLCAPCYEGSCSSSANEKCCPYCGAEVEQCIMAYGPT, encoded by the exons ATGAATGTTAGCTCATGGG ATACTTTTATTCTGCATTTTTTATGGGAAGGAAGACACATTCAGCTG GATGAACGGAAGCAGAAGATTAGGGAAAAGGAGCAGATGAAGGCTCTCGTGGCCAATGAAGCCAGAGCGGCAGGGGCACGTAAAGCGAGTTTGAGAGCGGAGCTGGTGGGACTTCGCCAAGACACTAAGAATGGCATAAGGGCGAAAAAGAATGACATCCAGAGCCTTCAACAGGAGCTGTCTCGTCTGGGCATGTTTTGTCAGATGTCAAATGTGGCATTGGAGGGCGACAGATTTTTATACAACGGCATCAAGGTAAAATCTCTAGAATGGAATGTTCCGCGTGAGTCCTTGAGGCGTTGGATCTGCATGAAATGCTCTTTCAATGAAGTTTCTGTTGTTTTTCTTCCATGCACCCACCAAGTGCTGTGCGCACCCTGCTATGAAGGGAGCTGCAGCAGCTCGGCGAATGAAAAATGTTGCCCCTACTGTGGTGCGGAAGTTGAGCAGTGCATCATGGCCTATGGCCCAACTTAG
- the LOC121798468 gene encoding MND1-interacting protein 1-like isoform X2, whose product MLAHGVSNSRTFNHSRRICCAKEGITYLDERKQKIREKEQMKALVANEARAAGARKASLRAELVGLRQDTKNGIRAKKNDIQSLQQELSRLGMFCQMSNVALEGDRFLYNGIKVKSLEWNVPRESLRRWICMKCSFNEVSVVFLPCTHQVLCAPCYEGSCSSSANEKCCPYCGAEVEQCIMAYGPT is encoded by the exons ATGTTAGCTCATGGGGTAAGCAATTCTCGAACTTTCAATCACTCAAGAAGGATCTGTTGTGCAAAGGAAGGCATTACTTATCTA GATGAACGGAAGCAGAAGATTAGGGAAAAGGAGCAGATGAAGGCTCTCGTGGCCAATGAAGCCAGAGCGGCAGGGGCACGTAAAGCGAGTTTGAGAGCGGAGCTGGTGGGACTTCGCCAAGACACTAAGAATGGCATAAGGGCGAAAAAGAATGACATCCAGAGCCTTCAACAGGAGCTGTCTCGTCTGGGCATGTTTTGTCAGATGTCAAATGTGGCATTGGAGGGCGACAGATTTTTATACAACGGCATCAAGGTAAAATCTCTAGAATGGAATGTTCCGCGTGAGTCCTTGAGGCGTTGGATCTGCATGAAATGCTCTTTCAATGAAGTTTCTGTTGTTTTTCTTCCATGCACCCACCAAGTGCTGTGCGCACCCTGCTATGAAGGGAGCTGCAGCAGCTCGGCGAATGAAAAATGTTGCCCCTACTGTGGTGCGGAAGTTGAGCAGTGCATCATGGCCTATGGCCCAACTTAG
- the LOC121798468 gene encoding MND1-interacting protein 1-like isoform X5, translating into MLAHGDERKQKIREKEQMKALVANEARAAGARKASLRAELVGLRQDTKNGIRAKKNDIQSLQQELSRLGMFCQMSNVALEGDRFLYNGIKVKSLEWNVPRESLRRWICMKCSFNEVSVVFLPCTHQVLCAPCYEGSCSSSANEKCCPYCGAEVEQCIMAYGPT; encoded by the exons ATGTTAGCTCATGGG GATGAACGGAAGCAGAAGATTAGGGAAAAGGAGCAGATGAAGGCTCTCGTGGCCAATGAAGCCAGAGCGGCAGGGGCACGTAAAGCGAGTTTGAGAGCGGAGCTGGTGGGACTTCGCCAAGACACTAAGAATGGCATAAGGGCGAAAAAGAATGACATCCAGAGCCTTCAACAGGAGCTGTCTCGTCTGGGCATGTTTTGTCAGATGTCAAATGTGGCATTGGAGGGCGACAGATTTTTATACAACGGCATCAAGGTAAAATCTCTAGAATGGAATGTTCCGCGTGAGTCCTTGAGGCGTTGGATCTGCATGAAATGCTCTTTCAATGAAGTTTCTGTTGTTTTTCTTCCATGCACCCACCAAGTGCTGTGCGCACCCTGCTATGAAGGGAGCTGCAGCAGCTCGGCGAATGAAAAATGTTGCCCCTACTGTGGTGCGGAAGTTGAGCAGTGCATCATGGCCTATGGCCCAACTTAG